In one Thermodesulfobium acidiphilum genomic region, the following are encoded:
- a CDS encoding indolepyruvate oxidoreductase subunit beta gives MDKIDFLFVGVGGQGVLTASRLISHVGFKSGYDVKLTEVHGMAQRGGSVESAVRFARKVRSPLLSKGEVDFLVAFECMEAARYLEYLRPDGKLLVSDEMLPPLPVISGKTEYPLNIMDRIKDLGFDFDLVDALKLAKDVGNPKTINIIMIGLLSKYLDIPEDLWMESIKEFLPEKLHEINLRAFTVGRKYK, from the coding sequence ATGGATAAAATTGATTTCTTATTTGTAGGTGTAGGAGGGCAAGGGGTATTAACTGCGTCTAGATTGATATCTCATGTGGGATTCAAAAGCGGTTATGACGTAAAGTTAACTGAGGTTCACGGTATGGCACAAAGAGGGGGGAGTGTAGAGAGCGCGGTAAGGTTTGCTAGAAAAGTTCGCTCTCCTCTTTTGTCAAAAGGTGAGGTGGACTTCCTTGTAGCGTTTGAGTGCATGGAGGCTGCAAGGTATTTGGAATATCTAAGGCCAGATGGAAAACTATTGGTTTCAGATGAGATGCTACCTCCATTGCCCGTGATATCTGGGAAGACTGAATATCCTCTAAACATAATGGATAGGATAAAAGATCTCGGTTTCGATTTCGATCTTGTTGACGCTTTAAAATTAGCAAAGGATGTGGGAAATCCAAAGACTATAAATATTATTATGATTGGGCTACTATCAAAATATCTAGATATTCCGGAAGATCTTTGGATGGAGTCAATAAAGGAATTTTTGCCAGAAAAACTTCATGAGATTAATTTGAGAGCTTTTACAGTGGGGAGAAAGTACAAATAA
- a CDS encoding APC family permease produces the protein MKSKLKKELNLLDLTMLGLGGIVGSGWLFASQKAANLAGPAAVFAWVIGGICVFFIALVYAELSGMLPESGSLIRYPQYTHGNFVSYALAVALIIGDSSVIAIEALATVQFASSYLPFLYNNHQVTFIGWIFTMGIIVIYFLLNYWSIRIAGKTNTIVTIFKFFTPTATVLVLFTVFNPMNLTQYGGFAPFGFPAILAAVSSGGIIFAYLGFRQAVNLAGEAKNPTKDVPLAVALAVGLAIVLYVCLQLTFVGSLPPQEIAKGWGHINFRSPFAEILLLLNIHWLATIVFADAVISPSGTGLIYMTSTSRIINAQSLNGIFWKIFVKVDEKTGVPRYALWLSLILALIWTAPFPSWNKLVGVVSNAIVLTYMIGPVSVVSLRKFAPNLYRPFKAEPITLISLIAFIVCTLLIDWSGWSNVSVLIAVDLIAFLLYFYFVATRDELKKDLGKNVKSGIWLIFYMLFIALMSYIGSKHFEGLGIIEYPFDQLILIAVSIIFFFWAVNSAHYTDDIKEIVEERGDEVSKFVAK, from the coding sequence TTGAAATCGAAACTAAAAAAGGAGCTAAATCTTCTAGATCTAACAATGTTAGGTCTTGGCGGAATAGTTGGTTCTGGCTGGCTCTTTGCTTCCCAAAAAGCAGCTAATCTTGCTGGACCTGCTGCAGTTTTTGCCTGGGTTATTGGCGGGATATGTGTATTTTTCATTGCTCTCGTTTATGCTGAACTTTCAGGAATGCTTCCAGAATCAGGTTCTTTGATCCGATATCCACAATATACTCACGGAAATTTTGTCAGCTATGCTTTAGCTGTCGCACTGATTATAGGCGACTCTTCAGTTATAGCTATTGAAGCTCTTGCGACAGTTCAATTTGCAAGTTCTTATCTACCATTTTTATACAATAACCATCAGGTAACATTTATAGGTTGGATTTTTACGATGGGCATAATAGTAATTTATTTTTTGCTAAATTATTGGAGCATAAGAATTGCTGGCAAAACTAATACAATTGTTACGATATTTAAATTTTTTACTCCGACTGCAACGGTTTTGGTTTTGTTTACTGTTTTTAATCCGATGAACCTTACTCAGTATGGTGGCTTTGCTCCATTTGGTTTTCCTGCTATCCTGGCTGCGGTATCAAGCGGAGGCATTATTTTTGCATACCTGGGATTTAGACAGGCTGTAAACCTTGCAGGTGAGGCGAAAAATCCAACGAAGGATGTTCCTTTGGCGGTAGCTTTAGCTGTGGGATTAGCGATAGTATTGTATGTTTGTTTGCAGCTGACTTTTGTAGGATCTTTGCCTCCTCAAGAAATTGCAAAGGGTTGGGGGCATATTAACTTTAGGTCACCTTTTGCTGAAATATTGCTATTGTTGAATATTCATTGGCTGGCTACTATAGTATTTGCTGACGCTGTAATATCTCCTTCTGGTACCGGTCTAATTTATATGACTTCAACCTCAAGGATTATAAATGCTCAATCTTTAAACGGTATTTTCTGGAAAATATTTGTAAAAGTTGATGAAAAGACTGGCGTTCCAAGATATGCCCTCTGGCTGAGTTTGATACTTGCTCTAATCTGGACTGCTCCCTTCCCGTCATGGAACAAATTGGTGGGTGTCGTTTCGAATGCAATTGTATTGACTTACATGATTGGTCCTGTAAGCGTAGTGAGTCTTAGAAAATTTGCTCCAAATCTTTATAGGCCATTTAAAGCTGAACCAATAACTCTTATATCTTTAATAGCATTTATTGTATGCACACTTCTCATAGACTGGAGCGGATGGTCAAACGTTTCTGTTTTAATTGCTGTAGACTTAATAGCTTTTTTACTCTATTTCTACTTTGTGGCTACTAGAGATGAATTGAAGAAAGACCTTGGTAAAAATGTAAAATCAGGAATTTGGCTTATATTCTATATGCTTTTTATCGCTCTTATGAGCTACATTGGAAGCAAGCACTTTGAGGGACTTGGTATTATAGAATATCCGTTTGATCAGCTTATATTGATT
- a CDS encoding MFS transporter, which produces MSKTNFRWVIIGLVFFITVINYVDRSAIAFAMPILSKLFHLSPEDIGLTLGAFNIGYALMVFVGGLLVDNWGARKVWFWGALIWSASIFSTAFATGLAYLFTVRLILGLAEGPNFPAMNRVVGDWLPLKERSTALANGLVAVPFALMIGGPIVTSLSTLFGWQVMFMILGIVGMIWAPVWLYFFRNFPERSKFVNDEELAYIREEANVDRNRTSHEIRREHTNVPKGLWKFLLTNPTLLSNDWAFFVFGYNLFFFMGWLPTFLDKTYHMNVMKIGLFTVLPWALATILLFLDGRLCDRIFAATKSLRKARSHPIWISQLLSGLSLIPIILYHDVNIAMIFIALAVGLGMAANPNYYATNIDVIRQRSGTALGIMDFGFAVAGLIASTLTGLIVQVTGSFAGAFGFLLFLNLTSVLGVLLFHHPDREKFQA; this is translated from the coding sequence ATGAGCAAAACAAATTTCAGGTGGGTTATTATAGGTTTAGTCTTTTTTATTACTGTTATTAACTATGTAGACAGAAGTGCAATTGCATTTGCAATGCCGATTTTAAGTAAATTATTTCATTTGAGTCCAGAGGACATCGGTCTAACTTTAGGAGCTTTTAATATTGGGTACGCTTTGATGGTTTTTGTGGGAGGTTTACTTGTTGACAATTGGGGTGCTAGAAAAGTTTGGTTTTGGGGGGCGCTAATTTGGTCAGCGAGCATATTCTCAACAGCTTTTGCGACAGGATTAGCATACCTTTTTACTGTGAGACTAATTCTTGGTTTGGCTGAAGGTCCAAATTTTCCTGCCATGAATAGGGTAGTGGGCGATTGGTTACCGTTAAAAGAAAGATCTACTGCCTTAGCAAATGGTTTGGTTGCTGTTCCCTTTGCATTGATGATAGGTGGTCCTATTGTTACATCCCTTTCAACATTATTTGGTTGGCAGGTTATGTTTATGATCCTTGGTATTGTGGGTATGATTTGGGCACCCGTCTGGCTTTATTTCTTTAGAAACTTTCCAGAAAGGTCAAAATTTGTAAACGATGAAGAGCTAGCTTATATTAGAGAAGAAGCTAATGTTGATAGAAACAGAACAAGTCATGAGATTAGACGTGAACACACTAATGTACCAAAAGGTCTTTGGAAATTTTTGCTCACCAATCCTACACTTTTATCTAATGATTGGGCATTTTTTGTGTTTGGTTATAATTTGTTTTTCTTTATGGGATGGTTACCGACATTTTTGGATAAAACTTATCATATGAATGTTATGAAAATTGGTTTGTTTACTGTTTTACCCTGGGCGTTGGCTACGATTTTGCTATTTCTTGACGGTAGACTTTGTGACAGAATTTTTGCAGCTACAAAAAGCTTAAGGAAAGCTCGCTCACATCCGATCTGGATAAGCCAGCTTTTAAGTGGTTTAAGTCTTATTCCCATTATACTTTATCATGACGTAAACATTGCAATGATATTTATTGCTTTGGCTGTTGGCCTGGGTATGGCTGCAAATCCAAATTATTATGCTACAAACATTGATGTTATTAGACAAAGATCTGGAACGGCGCTTGGCATAATGGACTTTGGATTTGCTGTGGCAGGGCTTATTGCATCTACTTTGACGGGTTTGATTGTTCAAGTTACAGGTTCTTTTGCAGGTGCTTTTGGATTTTTGCTCTTTCTTAATCTTACATCGGTACTTGGTGTACTCTTGTTTCACCATCCGGATAGAGAAAAATTTCAGGCCTAA
- the tsaD gene encoding tRNA (adenosine(37)-N6)-threonylcarbamoyltransferase complex transferase subunit TsaD — translation MIVLGIETSCDDTGIAVVKDGSLICEVRSTQEEVHKKFGGVVPEVASREHFKTLLPLYNMIKERFSEHIDAVAVTVGPGLPGSLSLGLCFAKTIALCERVKIVGVNHLEAHLLACLLEYRYPKFPALGVIVSGGHTEMVLWSGWGVYKRIGWTVDDAIGEVIDKIGREMGISYPAGSEMERLSRSTTYEIKIPKLKMEGYMMSFSGIKTAALREFRKITLKEDYPAFALGLQNSLFSSLSSKIERVVQDYKIKEIVLGGGVAANKILRDKVGEVCSKHNLGFIVPSPKFCADNAAMVAICGYDMILRGISDDLSLDYRSDWKIKA, via the coding sequence TTGATAGTTTTAGGGATAGAAACGTCCTGTGACGATACGGGTATTGCTGTTGTAAAAGATGGATCGTTAATTTGTGAGGTAAGATCTACACAAGAAGAAGTTCACAAGAAGTTTGGCGGCGTGGTGCCAGAAGTTGCCTCTCGGGAACACTTTAAGACACTTTTACCACTTTATAACATGATAAAAGAAAGGTTTAGTGAACATATTGATGCGGTAGCTGTAACTGTAGGGCCTGGTTTACCTGGATCTCTTTCACTAGGCCTTTGCTTTGCAAAGACTATAGCCCTTTGTGAAAGAGTTAAAATAGTCGGAGTAAATCACCTTGAAGCGCATTTACTGGCATGTTTATTGGAATATCGCTATCCGAAGTTTCCTGCATTGGGGGTGATAGTCTCTGGTGGTCATACTGAGATGGTTTTGTGGAGTGGATGGGGCGTTTACAAGAGGATTGGTTGGACAGTGGACGATGCAATAGGTGAGGTAATAGATAAGATTGGCAGAGAAATGGGCATATCATACCCTGCTGGAAGCGAAATGGAAAGATTATCACGGAGCACAACGTATGAGATCAAGATACCAAAGCTAAAGATGGAAGGCTATATGATGAGCTTTAGCGGGATAAAGACAGCTGCTCTAAGAGAATTTAGAAAAATTACTTTAAAGGAAGATTATCCTGCATTTGCACTTGGGCTACAAAATTCTTTGTTTAGTTCTCTTTCTTCAAAGATTGAAAGAGTAGTACAAGACTATAAAATAAAAGAAATTGTCCTGGGCGGCGGAGTGGCTGCTAATAAGATTCTGAGGGATAAGGTGGGCGAAGTCTGTAGTAAACATAACTTGGGCTTTATAGTGCCATCTCCAAAATTTTGTGCTGATAACGCTGCTATGGTGGCAATTTGTGGCTATGACATGATTCTTAGAGGCATTTCAGATGACTTGAGTCTGGATTACAGATCGGATTGGAAGATAAAAGCCTGA
- a CDS encoding Nramp family divalent metal transporter yields MISIFKELKTKHKANLTVLNWSKYFGPGILITVGFIDPGNWASNIAAGSDYSYSLLWMVTLSTIMLILLQQNASKIGMVTGLCMSEATMKFLKPIYGYLILGTAVTACIFTYFAEVLGAAIALNMLFKIPLILGAVFTSLIVVFMLYSQSYAHIEKYIIAFVSLIGFSFIYELSIINVDWRAAVVGWVVPSMPHGSIFVILSVLGAVVMPHNLFLHSEIVQSRKFDISDEKKFKKQIRMSYLDTIFSMGIGWAINSAMIILAAATFFAHGLHVDELQKAQKILVPLIGDTSSLVFALALLFAGFSSSITASMAGGTIFAGIFSEPYDVKDIHTKGGIFITVFFALLLMFFTSDPFQGLLLSQVLLSFQLPITIILQLYLTSRTSVMGIYKNSRLLNAILWIIAIIVIYLNALLLLQT; encoded by the coding sequence ATTATCTCTATATTCAAAGAGCTTAAAACCAAACACAAAGCAAACCTGACTGTCTTAAATTGGTCAAAGTATTTTGGCCCTGGGATTCTAATTACTGTGGGATTTATAGATCCTGGTAACTGGGCATCGAACATTGCTGCTGGCTCTGATTACTCTTATAGCTTGCTGTGGATGGTTACTCTTTCTACAATAATGCTAATTTTGTTGCAGCAAAATGCATCAAAGATAGGTATGGTTACGGGACTTTGTATGTCTGAGGCTACTATGAAGTTTCTAAAGCCGATATACGGCTACTTGATTCTGGGGACTGCAGTGACTGCCTGCATTTTTACCTATTTTGCAGAGGTATTGGGGGCGGCGATTGCACTTAATATGCTGTTTAAGATACCTTTAATATTGGGTGCAGTTTTCACGAGCCTGATAGTGGTTTTTATGTTATATTCACAGTCTTATGCGCACATTGAAAAATATATTATAGCGTTTGTTTCTCTGATAGGTTTTTCTTTTATATACGAGCTCTCAATCATAAACGTCGACTGGAGAGCTGCTGTTGTTGGCTGGGTGGTACCCAGTATGCCTCACGGATCAATTTTTGTAATATTGAGCGTATTGGGCGCTGTAGTAATGCCTCACAACTTGTTTTTACACTCTGAGATAGTACAAAGCAGAAAGTTTGACATAAGCGATGAAAAAAAATTCAAAAAACAAATCAGGATGTCATACCTTGACACGATATTTTCAATGGGGATAGGTTGGGCTATAAATAGTGCGATGATCATCCTGGCTGCGGCAACCTTTTTTGCACATGGGCTTCACGTGGACGAGCTCCAAAAGGCACAAAAGATCCTTGTGCCACTGATTGGCGATACGTCGTCTCTTGTATTTGCGCTGGCGCTACTGTTTGCTGGCTTTTCATCCTCTATCACTGCATCTATGGCTGGGGGGACTATATTTGCCGGGATATTTTCTGAACCGTATGACGTAAAGGACATCCATACTAAGGGCGGAATATTCATAACAGTATTTTTCGCTCTGCTTTTAATGTTTTTTACATCAGACCCTTTTCAGGGCCTTTTGTTGTCTCAGGTGCTCCTTAGCTTTCAGCTTCCTATTACGATTATCTTGCAGTTGTATCTTACGTCTCGGACAAGCGTTATGGGTATATACAAAAATTCCAGGCTTTTAAACGCTATCCTTTGGATAATCGCAATAATTGTCATATATTTGAATGCGCTTTTGCTCTTGCAAACCTAA
- a CDS encoding phenylacetate--CoA ligase family protein yields the protein MIFNPDYECMPRKRIKDLQLSRLRGILSRVWENVKFYRQKMEEKGLSLKDLRTLEDFSKFPFTAKQDLRDTYPFGLFAVPERDVVRLHASSGTTGRPTVVGYTAKDLETWAELTARVLYAGGLRHDDKVQNFLGYGLFTGGLGMHYGAEKIGATVIPTSVGNSERQINIMKDFGTTAIIGTPSYTLHLAEVMKDMGIKRDDLKLRVGFFGAEPWTEEIRKELESSLGIIATDNYGLSEIMGPGVAGECQLKVGMHIWEDHFLVEIVDPETLEPVEPGEVGELVITSLTKEALPIIRYRTRDITYLIEEPCGCGRTMARIGKIKGRTDDMLIIRGVNVFPSQIEEVLISTQGVLPHYQIVLDRKNHLDIIEVFVEVSDDIFQDKMRSLVEMERGLTHKLKSVLGIDIKLRLVEPKTIERSSGKAKRVIDKRKLNL from the coding sequence ATGATATTTAATCCAGACTATGAATGCATGCCAAGAAAAAGGATTAAGGATTTGCAGCTTTCAAGATTGAGAGGGATTCTTTCGAGGGTTTGGGAAAACGTTAAGTTTTACAGGCAGAAGATGGAAGAAAAAGGTCTCTCGTTGAAAGATCTTAGAACTCTTGAGGATTTTTCAAAATTTCCATTTACGGCCAAACAAGATCTAAGAGATACCTATCCATTTGGGCTCTTTGCTGTCCCGGAACGAGATGTGGTAAGACTTCACGCATCAAGCGGAACTACAGGGAGGCCTACAGTAGTAGGTTATACCGCAAAGGATTTAGAGACATGGGCTGAGCTTACCGCAAGGGTACTTTATGCAGGTGGCTTAAGACACGACGATAAGGTACAAAACTTTTTGGGATATGGTTTGTTTACAGGAGGTCTTGGAATGCATTATGGTGCTGAAAAGATCGGCGCTACAGTTATTCCTACTTCTGTGGGCAATAGCGAGAGACAAATTAATATTATGAAAGATTTTGGTACTACGGCTATAATAGGAACTCCATCGTATACCCTTCACCTGGCTGAGGTTATGAAGGATATGGGTATAAAAAGGGATGATTTAAAATTGAGGGTTGGTTTTTTTGGGGCTGAGCCATGGACAGAGGAAATAAGAAAGGAATTGGAGTCAAGTCTTGGTATTATTGCAACGGATAATTACGGATTGTCTGAAATAATGGGCCCTGGAGTGGCAGGAGAGTGCCAACTAAAGGTTGGTATGCACATATGGGAGGATCACTTTTTGGTGGAGATTGTTGATCCCGAGACGCTAGAACCAGTTGAACCTGGAGAAGTTGGGGAACTCGTAATTACCTCGCTTACCAAAGAAGCACTTCCTATCATCAGATATAGAACAAGAGATATTACATATCTTATTGAAGAGCCCTGTGGGTGTGGTAGAACTATGGCAAGAATAGGCAAGATAAAAGGTAGAACGGACGATATGCTTATTATAAGAGGGGTTAACGTCTTCCCTTCTCAAATAGAGGAGGTATTAATTAGTACTCAAGGAGTATTGCCCCACTATCAAATAGTTTTGGACAGAAAGAATCATCTGGACATTATAGAAGTTTTTGTTGAAGTTTCAGACGATATTTTTCAAGATAAGATGAGATCTCTGGTAGAGATGGAAAGAGGTCTTACTCATAAGCTGAAATCTGTTCTTGGGATAGACATAAAACTCAGGCTTGTCGAGCCAAAAACTATAGAAAGGTCTAGCGGTAAGGCAAAAAGGGTGATAGATAAGAGAAAACTAAATCTATAA
- the iorA gene encoding indolepyruvate ferredoxin oxidoreductase subunit alpha, with product MKKIMLGNEAIARGAWEAGVNFASAYPGTPSTEVMENLKKYKELYVEWAPNEKVSLEACFGASLSGNRSICSMKHVGLNVAADVLQTMTYTGINAGLVIVVADDPGMHSSQNEQDTRYFAKMSRAIVLEPSDSQEAKDLTRWAFEVSEETDLPVIIRSTTRLSHSSSIVELDDRIQIPKKNIDRNPEKYIVLPANARRLRVNLDNKIKKAVGIFEKSSFNKIEGNGSTGVIACGVAYEHAREVFKYASFLKLSTTYPLPKSLISDFVKRFDRVYVIEESDPFVADEIRAMNLGVEVVGKEVFEPSLEMSPDLIKKTLFNVEAPKYDLPVLPRPPLLCAGCPHRGVYYALNQIRMKKKDLYITSDIGCYSLGALKPLDATDTIICMGASLGMAAGLAQSLKSDDGIKVVATLGDSTFTHAGLPGITELVYNKAPVLVVILDNRTTAMTGHQGNPMSGIRARGDEIEPIKIKKVLKGLGINHVKVVDPIDFKKLQKTIEKMLKLNEPCVIVSKRPCVLIERAQNAKYVVDEEKCKGCKVCLNIACPAMSFDKDVKKVKIRADLCYGCGLCVDACLHGAIKQL from the coding sequence TTGAAAAAGATAATGTTAGGCAACGAGGCAATTGCAAGGGGGGCATGGGAGGCTGGTGTGAATTTTGCATCGGCATATCCAGGAACGCCTAGTACTGAAGTAATGGAGAATCTTAAGAAATATAAAGAGTTATATGTAGAGTGGGCTCCAAATGAGAAAGTGTCTCTTGAAGCCTGTTTTGGAGCATCTCTTTCAGGTAACAGGAGTATATGTTCTATGAAACACGTTGGACTGAACGTTGCTGCAGATGTGCTTCAGACTATGACTTACACAGGAATAAATGCAGGATTGGTTATTGTGGTTGCTGATGATCCGGGAATGCACAGTTCTCAAAACGAGCAGGATACCAGGTATTTTGCAAAGATGTCAAGAGCAATAGTCCTTGAACCATCGGATTCTCAAGAGGCGAAAGACTTAACCAGATGGGCATTTGAAGTTTCAGAAGAGACTGATTTGCCTGTAATAATTAGATCTACTACGAGACTATCTCACTCTTCTTCGATAGTAGAGCTGGATGATAGGATACAGATCCCAAAAAAGAATATTGACAGAAATCCAGAAAAATATATTGTTTTGCCTGCTAATGCAAGAAGACTCAGGGTAAATCTTGACAATAAAATAAAAAAGGCTGTTGGTATCTTTGAAAAATCAAGCTTTAATAAAATAGAGGGCAATGGAAGTACTGGAGTTATTGCCTGCGGCGTTGCTTACGAGCACGCAAGGGAAGTCTTTAAATATGCTTCATTTCTAAAACTTTCTACTACCTATCCCCTGCCTAAATCTCTAATATCTGATTTTGTTAAAAGATTTGACAGAGTTTATGTCATTGAGGAATCAGATCCCTTTGTGGCAGATGAGATTAGGGCAATGAATTTGGGAGTAGAGGTTGTTGGGAAAGAGGTGTTCGAGCCCTCTCTTGAGATGTCTCCAGATCTAATAAAGAAGACGTTATTTAACGTAGAGGCTCCAAAATATGATTTGCCAGTTCTTCCCAGACCTCCGCTTCTTTGCGCCGGATGCCCACACAGAGGAGTTTATTATGCTCTGAATCAAATAAGGATGAAAAAAAAGGATCTTTATATAACATCTGATATAGGGTGTTATTCTCTTGGAGCACTTAAGCCCTTGGACGCGACAGATACGATTATATGTATGGGTGCAAGCCTTGGGATGGCTGCAGGACTTGCTCAGAGTCTTAAATCAGATGATGGAATTAAAGTAGTAGCTACCCTGGGAGATTCTACATTTACTCATGCAGGGCTACCTGGTATTACTGAATTGGTTTACAATAAAGCTCCTGTGCTTGTAGTAATCCTTGATAACAGAACCACTGCAATGACAGGGCATCAAGGCAATCCTATGTCTGGCATAAGGGCAAGAGGGGATGAAATAGAGCCCATAAAGATAAAGAAGGTTTTGAAAGGTTTGGGGATAAATCATGTAAAGGTTGTAGATCCTATAGACTTTAAAAAGCTTCAAAAAACCATTGAGAAGATGTTAAAACTTAATGAACCCTGCGTTATTGTTTCGAAAAGACCATGCGTTCTGATTGAAAGAGCTCAAAACGCTAAATATGTAGTGGATGAAGAAAAGTGTAAGGGTTGTAAGGTATGTCTGAACATAGCATGCCCTGCGATGAGTTTTGATAAAGATGTAAAAAAGGTGAAGATAAGAGCTGATCTGTGCTATGGTTGTGGATTGTGTGTAGATGCTTGTCTACACGGTGCAATAAAGCAATTATAA
- a CDS encoding ACT domain-containing protein: protein MKVRQLAIFMENRAGRLAELTEVLARGKIDIRGFSVADTAEYGIFRVLVDDPAKAKEMLKNEGFTVKETDVICVDVPDIPGGLHKTLKILADEGINVEYLYSGVGGFVVFDLSDTEKGIKVLQDNNIGILSHSDIVARKINN from the coding sequence ATGAAAGTAAGACAATTAGCAATATTTATGGAGAATAGAGCAGGAAGGCTTGCTGAATTGACAGAGGTTTTAGCAAGAGGGAAAATTGACATCAGGGGGTTTTCTGTAGCAGATACTGCAGAATATGGTATATTCAGGGTTCTTGTAGATGATCCGGCAAAGGCTAAAGAGATGCTTAAAAATGAGGGTTTTACAGTAAAGGAGACCGATGTTATATGTGTAGACGTTCCTGATATTCCAGGAGGACTACATAAAACCCTTAAAATTCTTGCAGATGAAGGGATAAACGTTGAATATTTGTATTCTGGCGTTGGTGGATTTGTGGTCTTTGATCTTTCCGATACCGAGAAAGGAATAAAGGTACTTCAAGATAATAACATAGGCATTCTGTCTCATTCTGATATTGTGGCAAGAAAAATAAATAATTAA